The Pirellulales bacterium genomic sequence GGGCATCGCCCACCAAGACGATAAACCGCAACTTGCCATCTTTGGCCAACGCCCGGATTTGCTCGCGAATTTGCAGCGCATTCCCTTGATTGGAGAGGAATTGGACCACGTGCCCTTGCTGCTGGCGGCGCTCCAGCCAGGGCTGCATTGCGGGGCGAAATTCGGCCGGGCAAACCACAGCAATATCGGGAGGTTGCTGGGGCACGTCTCCCAAGGTCAACAACAGCGGCAGCAGCAAAAAGTGCATGGCGGAAGTCTAGCGTCCGGCCCGAGTTTGGGGGAGATGAACTTTCGGTCCTGAAACGCCGGGCAGGGCTATTGCATTCCCGTCAATTTTCGCCAAGCGACCGGGGCGTAGCCAATCACCATGCCGACTAGAAAGCCCACGGTATGCTCCCAATTAGCAATGCTGCCTCCGACGAGCTGGTTGAGCGCCCCGGTCCATCCCAGAACCAGCCACACGACCAAAAATAGAACCGTGCCATCGGAAACATACATTTGCAACTGCGGCTCGAACCGGCTTTTCATCCAAATGTAACCCAGCAATCCAAACACTACTCCCGACATGCCGCCGAAATTAGTGGTCGGCAGCCCGCCCCAATGCAACCGAAAGGGAAAATAATATTGGGCAAAATTTGCCGTCACAGCAACCACCAGCACCAGCAACCCGAACCGCAGCGTGCCGCGGCGGACTTCGATGATCGAGCCAAACAGATAAAACATGTACATGTTGAAAACCAAGTGCATCGGCCCGAAGTGAATAAATATCGGCGTCACCAACCGCCAGATTTGTCCATGGGCGATGGCTTGGATCGGCGACCAATTGAATTGCTCTAAAAACGTGCGCGGAGGGGGAGCAAAAAACAAATAATCCAGCACGGGGCTGTCTTGTTTTTCGCCGGCATCGGTGGCGATGGCCACCAGCACGCACAGGACGATCAGCAAAATTGTGAGTGCTTTGCGCCCTGTTGGCCGGACATCCCAACGGTTGCGCACTTCGATGAGATTTTTCCGTCGCTCGTGGTCGTCGCGGGCTTGCTGCTTCCGCACATTCGCCGCAGAGGCTGCCGCTTGCTGATAGCGCGGGGCCAGGGGATTGGCC encodes the following:
- a CDS encoding rhomboid family intramembrane serine protease; the protein is MRQAGTLSNRDQAQCLVDYLLTQGVQARIDPNGDAWVLWVRDEDQLPQAVRELQEFQANPLAPRYQQAAASAANVRKQQARDDHERRKNLIEVRNRWDVRPTGRKALTILLIVLCVLVAIATDAGEKQDSPVLDYLFFAPPPRTFLEQFNWSPIQAIAHGQIWRLVTPIFIHFGPMHLVFNMYMFYLFGSIIEVRRGTLRFGLLVLVVAVTANFAQYYFPFRLHWGGLPTTNFGGMSGVVFGLLGYIWMKSRFEPQLQMYVSDGTVLFLVVWLVLGWTGALNQLVGGSIANWEHTVGFLVGMVIGYAPVAWRKLTGMQ